A region of the Apium graveolens cultivar Ventura chromosome 6, ASM990537v1, whole genome shotgun sequence genome:
CAATCCATGGAAATTGTAGCTTATAGGATTTCCCTTCCAAGATCTGAGACCACCAGAGAAAAACAAATTACGAGAAATCATCACTCATTTTATACAACACACACTGCAAAGtcatttaaatttataaaatataaatcaTAAAAGACGGGGATAATTCTTCACCACACATCAATATACAGAGGCAGAACATAAATAGTGAAAACTTAAGGTTTTCAATAGATTATACGAGAGTTCAACTTAAGGGGAAGGGGAGCTCTGCTATGTGAAGCCAACTACTAATAGTACAAAAAGACAACTCCATACTCTAGCAAGACCAAAACAAACAATCTAACATTATTAAGGAGTTTAAACATAAATGGAAAACAGGTAATGGTGTTGTTACTACAATATGagacttgctttcttttttcttAAACATGTCTCATTTCGTGCCTTCTGCTACCAATTCAAAAATAAACTAGAACAATCAGTCAATTAGTAAAAGCCTTCTGTACCAAAGAAAATAGTGCTTCAAACATATAGCTTCTTAGTTTAAAACAAATAAtatcgatttccatttaactaagCTACTTACGTCAACAGCATCAGTACCCTTGTCCATAAGATCAATCTTTGTCAAAACTCCAAACGTCCTCTCCCCTGAAAAAGAGAACAAAAGACAATCAGTAAGTTTCGAGGAAACACAAAAATCACTGAAGCCATCACCAATTTAAATTTCttttttaaattttgataaagTTGGAAGAGTATTACGACTATAGCCTATTCCCAGTTCTAGCCTGTTTACAACTAAAAATTGGAATCTTAGTTTATTAGGAGAAAAAACTCAACGTTCAGGCCAGATAAATAAAAAAATCTTTATTAAATAGAATCTTAATTCCATCCCAAAAGTACACTTTCTTTCAAACTCCCACATCACATTATTTTAAAAGGAGGTTATCTCAATAACAGATATGTTATTATGTTATGCTTAACTTTGTAGTCACATATAACTGTGGACGTGGAGTAAAAATAGACATGCATCAGATTTTCCCACTTCCGGTGATATTTATGTTTAGCATGGCCACATATAGCACACGGCATTGTATACATGTCCTTTGTTTAAAGTGAAAATAAGATGTTCTTTGAGTAACAATTCTCATTCCAGAAGTTCAGAAGCTTAAACTGCCTGGCACAAACAGTGTACTAGAACTTCTTATGTTCTCCACATTTCAATTATTAATAATGTAAAAATACATACTACCATTCAATCCCCCCCCCCCCAAAATGCCCCTAAAATATGATGTACTTACCAAGGCAAACTAAAAACACATGATTAATGTTATTTCATGTGTAATGGTATTTGTATGACTGTACCTGTAATATGTATTAAAAGGGGAGGAGCACCCTTCTTTTTTAGAATAATACATAACACCAAGTATGACGTAATGTTCAATGGACAGGATACGATAAACATAGCCTGTTAAGAATTTAAACATGTAATGTGCTTCTATTGCCTATTTTGTGCTACTAGAGGAACAAAAGAAAAATCTGTCCAGAAAACAATTAACTCCATTTTATGCCAATACTCTAAAAAAACACAAACCATACAAGAAAACCCCTTAAATTTCTTACACCAGGACACTTTCTTATAAGTTATATTCAGCCCTATCCTATAACCATTGTAAAGTTTTGATAACCCTAAAGTAGGCACAATCGGAAAGGATGAAATCATAGAGCCAACATCTAACCTCTGGGATCGACTTCTCGCGAAATTTTAATTGCATCAGAGGTAGCAAGATCTTGGTTGGCAGGAGAAACAGCCAGAATGATACAGTTAGGCTGCCACATCAAGATCAAAGTAAGTTTAAATACTTTACTCTTTACTTAACCAGGCAACTGAAGAGAAAGATTCAGAAAGTGATGTAACaccattaaatataattatacaATTGAAGGAAATAACATGAAATCTAAAACCCGGTGTAATCTTATAACAAACACAAGTATACTCGAAATTCACATTTCTGCCCTGACATCTTTATATAGACCCAAATCGCAGAGCAATCCTTAAGGAGGTTGTACCAATTTCATGGAAATATTTAAAGGAGTTTGTACCTTCTCAATATATGAACGGACCATACTTTCGATGTCCTGCACAATACTGTCTGACTGGCCATCTACAATAATTAATAATGATATACGatcaataattaaatattacatgcATATGTACATTAAAAAGGTAAAAATGTGTATGTGTAACTTATGAAGATAATACACTATAATTTTCAAACATCCAAGTCATCTTAAAACTCACCAACAGCTACTTTCGTAAGCCCAGGAAGATCAATTAGTGTCAAGTTTACAACTGCAATTCCAAACAACTGCGAGTTAGATAAATGGATTTTCAATACACTACTATCGTTTCAAGGAAAAAAACATCACCACATATGTACAAGAAAATAACTGAGTACAAAATATCACGGCATTTGCAGTGATTCTTATTCTCACTGTACACAAATTTTGTGCAAACATTAAATAAGAGAAAAAGGGGGGAAGTGGACATTCGACGTCAATAAAACGTAAAAGATGTGGGAATGAAGATGAGTCAGTCACATGCAAGTGTATGTATGTGCGCTTGCTCATGGGTTGTAGGCTTCAGTTATTTTGTAGAGCGTGTCATAAATACTATGTGTGTGCATGTAAGCATAAATGTATGTGTGCGCTTATATCTGGTGTGCTCATGGGTTGTAGGCTTCGGTCTTTAGTAGAACAGGTCATAAATACAATGTGCTTAATTATAACACATCATTCATCATTCATTGTAACTGATAAACCACAAACTAATTTGACCATAACAGCAAAATCAATGAAATAGGGTCACGAAATTCTTAAAAAAAAACTTATGAAGTATATCAGATGATAGCTATTCAGTTATATCGTCTCACCATTTGGAGAGTAGATACTGAGATATATTGGTTTAGTAGAAATGGCTTTAGATCGCCCAGTCTCTCGATCAGTCTCATCAGCAATCTCCTTCCTCACAGCAGCTACACAATACAGCAATTGGCTCATTATCTcataaattaacagaaaaataaAGTAGATCTAATCAATGTATAAACTACAATACTGTGAAAGTGCACTACAATGATGAGGATACAACCTAATAGTGGAAAGGAATaatgtatatatattttgaatagtCATTAAACTACAAATTACATACAAAAATCTGTGAAAGTTTGACTGGTGTGTGCAAATTTTGCATATTCTCTTCCTTCCTTATAGTAAAGCTGCAGGACAAGTGGACGCCTGGTAACAATTCCTGCATGCAACAATCGTCAAGTCAAAAATCTAGACTAATTTACTATAGTTACCTATGCTGAGGATGGTGGAAATTTTAATAGAAATTAGTACCAGATCCACGAGGCAAAAAATCCTTTCCGACGACACTCTCCAAGACAGAAGACTTTCCGGAGCTCTAAATAAAATTAACAGCATAGGTGAGAAAACATACAATGCAACATAACAAAACAGAAACAGAAACTTAAACCTAAAATATACCGCATACAGCTTTAGTATAACTTACATCGGACATTATAGCTAAACATGGAAAATATGGCATTAGTAAAAATCTAATCAATAATATACATCTGAAATTTTACCAACTACAACAACATAATTACAACAAATATCACCAAATTATCAGCCTATAACACACGATCACATGAACAAAATCAGTAAATCAATATATTTAGCTAATTATGGcaaacaaaatcaaatcaagtgcGATAACAATAAATTTAAGCAAATCTATGATATCAGCTGAAATTTTACTAACTTCAACAAAATCGCACAGAATATCAACAATTCAACAACCTATAAACCTCAATTACATAACAAAATCAGATTATCGATCCATACAGCTAAGAATCCAAACAAAATCAAGTATAACAGCAATAAATATAAGCAAATATATGACAATTCATACAATCGCCATAAAAgaattacaaaaataaaaatatacaGGCTACACAAGCATATGTTACATGGATGTGGGGggggagagggggagagagagagagagaatgagagagagagggggggacCTGACCACCGACGACGGCGATGGAAGGCAGAGCGTCCCAGAGAGTAGGCAAAGCGCTCTCTTCGCCATAATCACCGAGCTCTGTGCATGCTTTTTGTAATCTATTTACCAACGCTATCAAATTCTCCATATCGATCGGCCCAGGTCCAGGAGAGTAATTACGGAGATGATCTCAATTGATTACAAATAAGAAATATTTAACGCAGGTAGAGAGAGTGCAAGGGAAAAAAACGTAGAAGCCAAATTTTGCGAAAGCCAGAGTTTATTTACGCGGGGTGTTACTTCGCTTACTATTCTGTTCCGAAATTTGTTCAAAACCCAAACCGCGTCAAACTTGTAATTTAACCTCTTTTTTAAtactaatttttaaatttatttatttattactatACCGGTCAAGCCAATCCGTTCCGGACCTATATAAATAAATATGATTGAACTTGAAAATATCCATAAAAGATATCTGATCCGCAAGGCGAATCGAGAAAACGATTCAAATAACAAATGAATTGTATATGAATTTAAGTCAATGTGATTCGTATTCGCAACCCGATtcatttaattatatataatattacatgtttttaatataaatatatattataggATATTGATAAATAAACtctatttttattatttaaactcCAATTTTTATTTTCAACATCATTATTCATAATATGTTAGAGCTAAAATATGGTTAATTATggcaaaaaaaaaattataattggAATTTAAATAGTAAATATTAGAGCTTATTCATAAttcttatattatattatattacatATAGTATctaatatttcatataatattAGGAGCATTATATTTGGATTCataactttaatatttaataagTTGAACTCTATGGTATACTGAGCTATTCTTTCATTTTAGACAAAGTTGCATTTTGCATTCTTTAATTATGGCCAAAATTTAATATTATTGACAAATTATATTTTACATCTCTTTTTTTTCGAACCCAATACATATAATACATTCTTTTGCCTAATTCAGTTTATTCGGGATGGGCAAAATAAGAATTTCACCAAagaaattcattatatatatttcaaattGGATAAAACATTGATTTTTTATACCAGCTATAAgataatgatttttgaattttcaaattttactagtaattttaattttattttatagtcttactccTAAAATTTAACAATTttactaaaaaaataaattttaactttaatttagttgtatatttaatttaaatatgaaattCACTACATGAATTTTTTAATTATTCgacattattattattatggtGTGTATTTAATGAAAAATTTCATTATTATAAAGATTTTAACTTATTTCGAGTTATAAGTACAAATTTTATTCATATATTATACTGAAGTTCCTTTTACCCCTGATTAATTTAATTGTAACTATCAATAAATGCATTTTGCATCTGAATTGAAAATTAAGGGCAGTAAACGACAATTTATGAAAGTCggtatataatattattttttgtCAAAACTAAGGTATACAAAATACAATTCTCTTCATTTTATGGTGAAATTATAAACGTTAATGGAGAATAATGGATTATGACAGTGTCACAGTTGCTCAATTTCGAACATTTATctcttttttttattattattcctatTATGCAATTTATAGGCATTagaatttatatattttttttgtatacAAAGCATTTATTTAAAAACAGTTCTCTTTTAATTTCTTTTTAGCATGCTTTTGGAGTCTAAAATATAGAATTTTAGATTATTACTTAATATGTAATATAAGTGTTACTACTATTTGTTTTTTAAATAGTGACGTTGTTTAAAAAATGGATAAATAGATGTTTatttgttaaattaaataaatcaaCCAAGAGATGACCCGATCTGATTTGAATCCCATAAAATTAAATGAGTTTGGATATGCATTTAGGTAAACTTGATCCGTATTCGACCCATTGACACGCCTATTTGTTACGGCCTTATAACCCGATGTGATTTTTCCATATTTTTCATATTATTATTCGTATTCTAGTGTATATATTTTTGAAACACTCGTGaactttgttttattatttaattattatattttgttGATGTCATGGATTTGAACATGTGTATTTCTATCAACCTGAATCCTGATATTACGTCGGGAAACAATCGTTCTAAAATTTTGATGTGGTAGAGAAATAATCTTGTCATAATAGTATTTTAACAATTTCGAACAGTAATATTTTAACATTTTTATTTTTTCCCAACGACCAAATCAAAATATGTTAACCTCCTTATATTaactatatatattatataattacCGAGTGACCATATGGTGTACCCGGCCATGGAGGTCACGAAGGAGGTGGCTTTTGATCTCCGATATGCGCTTCAGCTGCCTGCAGATTGTTCACTCTATGTTGTGGCCTCGCCGATGGAGTCTTGCACGGAGCTGATGTCCTTTCTGTCCTTTCTGTCCCTTGTAAGTTTCAATTTTTGTTTTGTTCGTCcttttataacccgtatgaatgttttcaattgaaatttgggggtttttgattcaggggttattaactgttgatttatagtgggttgtgttccttatgaaatttgcaatcgattgatatatagctcgttaacagaggatgcttgaatcgtagggagttgtgtttttaaaattcccgatgttcgccggaaaccggcgatgttcttggccaatttccggccagaacagggatgattagaatgatttgtttgcatggatatgttcctggtaatctgtagtttaattctggaggtgatggtggtgggaggatgccggaggtgagttctccggccaccccctccatagtatcaactggtaaattaaagaccttcaacgcatgagaaacaaagcctcaacggatgtctctaaagcttcaacggataacatccatcaacggatgagtgcattaacggataaagcttcaactgctaaaacatcaacggataagagtatcaacggataaagccaccaatggatgaaagcttcaatggatgctcagttccatagcagttgttagtgacaattcataagctgacagaggcacatgggttgacagagacaattggaatgtggtagcctcttggaggaatcaagaaaaaatagcatttccattctggtgcaaacaaggaagtattcaaagattcacagattatcttagattgtattagatagagaaatgaagaagaaatatgtgaaggactattttataattgtattttatctttgtcttcacttgaaaaacttgatgatatataaaccaagttgcagctagtaattaggtgtgaattttccagagctatttagaaaaacttagagagaaaatcatctagtttgtactaggaagcagctgtgtacaattctttgtatcacaaattttatgaaatacacatctctagtggaacgacaaatccaccagaaagtttttaaagcctttgtgttctttacatttgtgttttgaatatacatctgtttgcacttgcttaaagcaattcacacacatctgttcatcatacacttagcttttgaaactgctcaaaacttgaatttttttttagatttacattcaaccccccttctgtaaatctcattgttagttccttgggaataataattggtatcagagcaagctcttgacatacaaagagtttaaagatctattctactaacatcatgagtaagaaggatattggagtgaagattccaatcctgaaaagagataattatcatcactggaaactgaagatgcatctacatcttctctctcaagatgaaagctacataaactGCAGTGAGAATGGTCCTCAAATCCCTCATAAAGTGGCCACAACTGCTACTGccacagttgttgttggacaatctattcccaagccaagagcagaatggacttctgaagatattgaagaagttcACAAGAACAAGAAGGCCAagaacattctgtttaatggcctagacaaagatatgtttgataatgtcattaacagcctctctgctaaggaaatttgggatactgtacaacttatctgtgaaggtactgagcaagttagagaaaacaaaatgtagcttctcattcaacaatatgaatattttcattctgaagaaggagaatcattgaatgatactttcaatagatttcagaaactgttaaatgaattgaagttgtatggcagagtgtacgaagtcaaggattccaacttaaaatttctaaggtctcaaccagaggaatggaaacctatgactgtttcactaaggaattctcaagattattaggacttcacacttgaaagattatatggaattttgaagacctatgaacttgagatggagcaatatgagctgttggagaagggaaagagaaaatgtggatcagttgcacttatagctgaaaatgagagaattgaagccaggaatgaagaaaagacaatgccaggtctcaaaattggcacaagcaaatcagaatcaagcaagggaaaggagcaaatagctgaggttgaagacaattccagtcaagatgactctgatgatgttgatgaacatctggcctttcagTCCAGAAGATTTACAAAGATGAAATTCAATAAaaatgttaggtcccaatttgtttgtagaagggggggttgaatgcaaacaataccgtttagtcgaataaaatgcggaataaaattgtgaaacaaaattcaagttaaataaaacttttattaaacttgaaaggtgttacaactacggtatcggttacaagggattaatctcaaatcaattattacaaatctagaataaattcgacatgaactttttctatttttgtaattaaaagatcaaatgctaaatgcgatttgagattaagttctagggattttaatccgctagattgatacacaagaacaagataagtatttctagttgattggatttaactttactatctagaaattgatcttgaagttgcagatgagatgtaatatttttctgctcctttttctttttgttcttttgtatgttctgtttgattgcttgTTTTTTtgaactggtcttctgcttcttttaaacaacacagccgagtagattgaattggaatgacaatcctttaagcttgtgagactttcggtaggacaatgtttacaactagcaagacaattaaaaatgagctagcaagactttcagtatgactatagattgtcataccgattgtcatattagttcaaataaattatcttgctgaattaataacagattttaatctaaacagaaattctaataagacaattatatgtattggcatgactttcggtatgactatcaattgtcataccgattgtcatactagttcaaataaattgtcttgctgaatttaagcagattttaaaccaattaaaatcttgtaaatccttaatattaattctaaattaattaatcaatttaatttaattaatcaataaattaaactttgcagatataatttattttcttaattaaattatatgacttaattaattaatagagaattaatactaaccctgagcagcatccattcttctgacaatcttctgaaagtcactgagacttatgaatcaattccgccacttcaatgctgacactcaatgtactgtctggttcatgagtgactaactttggtgacgtttcttcatgtcttgactttgatattctgattgaatccttgtaataaatgataccctgacgagatctctgtcacttgattaaatccacgatcttgatttatatcactgaggcatgatcaaattcttgaacttctttcagtgaatcttcaagtctgcagatgaacaatgtttctttattctttgacagatgttacattgtgagatctttctgatgattgatccactatttacttattacattcttatttgagttgagttaaatactcgaataaacgagtaggctatgacatatgcctttcaatctccccctatttgcttgttagacaataacaacaaatacctagaggataactcaactaacaaataagaaaaagatataaacagtaatgtaaagtaaatagcagaaaagttctggattatatttaacattttccagattccaaatgaaatttacaagtgaatacaagatagatgttcctctagcctgaacatataactacattagactatcttgattcataaagctctaatcatattacattgagttttgagctaattgacttcagttgtcttctcttctgacttcaccttcttctaaatcttgaagcaattccttgtcaaagacacgatccttttctgaagtgaagcttgctggtctgactggttgaactccaactgacttcagcttattcttgagttgattgtaccttttaacattcttttcacaataagcttgaatcaagtcagcagcttgagtcttcaacatggatgaatatccagcagttctcaaatgatgttccatccagaccagatgcttagctgagtagtctttaagagattgtacatctagctgacagatttgaagacaatcagacttaaagaatctcacctgatgaggattgttgaccacttgaggactagccctgctggcaaactctttaagcctttctcgaagaacttcattcaattctgagcttcttttgactttgtttaaaagaacccaaatctctgacaaagaacgattctcaaatagatgaagtgacaccttgaatgatccttcactctgacaatatacaaaaatgctcatctcatttagggatctatcaaaagcagctgtgatccttgagacttcagtcttgatagcattcatgtacatgtcattgttaggatttgagatttccagcttgtcaagaagatgtaagaactgcctatcattgttagtgctcagctgaggcatatcgagtactctcttagcttcatcccatttttcaccaatctttagtctgacatctcttctcctttcttgagccttaatgtcatgaagacgttgcttttgaagagtttctgttctttgtatgtctttcctcctgtcaatg
Encoded here:
- the LOC141667866 gene encoding phragmoplastin DRP1A-like isoform X2, which produces MENLIALVNRLQKACTELGDYGEESALPTLWDALPSIAVVGGQSSGKSSVLESVVGKDFLPRGSGIVTRRPLVLQLYYKEGREYAKFAHTSQTFTDFSAVRKEIADETDRETGRSKAISTKPIYLSIYSPNVVNLTLIDLPGLTKVAVDGQSDSIVQDIESMVRSYIEKPNCIILAVSPANQDLATSDAIKISREVDPRGERTFGVLTKIDLMDKGTDAVDILEGKSYKLQFPWIGVVNRSQADINKSVDMIAARWKEREYFSNSPDYSHLAKRMGSEHLGKVLSKHLESVIKSRIPSLQSMINKTIIDLETELSRIGRPIATDAGGKLYMIMEICRNFDQIFKEHLDGIRPGGEKVYQVFDNQLPAALKRLQFDKQLAMENVRKLITEADGYQPHLIAPEQGYRRLIESTLVTIKGPAEAAVDAVHAILKDLVHKSITETVVSL